The following are encoded in a window of Saccharothrix longispora genomic DNA:
- the hflX gene encoding GTPase HflX, with product MTENTYRTTDWLDQDEELSTGDFALEERAALRRVAGLSTELQDVTEVEYRQLRLERVVLVGVWTEGTAADSEASLAELALLAETAGSEVLEGLVQRRDRPDPATYIGSGKVAELRDIVISTGADTVIADGELSPGQLRQLEEKLKVKVIDRTALILDIFAQHASTKEGKAQVEMAQLQYLLPRLRGWGESLSRQAGGRAGGGNGGVGLRGPGETKLETDRRRIRARISKLRREIAAMGVIRETKRHRRVANSVPNVAIAGYTNAGKSSLLNALTGAGVLVQDALFATLDPTTRRTETPEGLPYTLTDTVGFVRHLPHQLVEAFRSTLEEVADADLLVHVVDGSDAMPEKQVTAVREVIGEISSRRDDPMPHELLVVNKVDAVGELGMARLRHLFPTAVFVSAHTGEGIAELRERIAVETPRPEVVVEALVPYARGEVVARVHREGEVLKERHTEEGTELSARVRPDLAGVLEQFAVDGSRA from the coding sequence ATGACGGAAAACACGTACCGAACCACCGACTGGCTCGACCAGGACGAAGAGCTGTCCACCGGCGACTTCGCCCTTGAAGAGCGCGCGGCGCTGCGTCGCGTCGCCGGGCTGTCCACCGAACTCCAGGACGTCACCGAGGTCGAGTACCGGCAGCTCCGCCTGGAGCGCGTCGTGCTGGTCGGCGTGTGGACCGAGGGCACGGCGGCGGACTCCGAGGCATCCCTGGCCGAGCTGGCGCTGCTCGCCGAGACGGCGGGCTCCGAGGTCCTCGAAGGTCTCGTCCAGCGGCGCGACCGACCCGACCCGGCCACCTACATCGGCTCCGGCAAGGTCGCCGAGCTGCGCGACATCGTGATCTCGACGGGCGCGGACACGGTGATCGCCGACGGCGAGCTGTCGCCCGGCCAGCTGCGGCAGCTGGAGGAGAAGCTCAAGGTCAAGGTCATCGACCGCACGGCGCTGATCCTCGACATCTTCGCCCAGCACGCCTCGACCAAGGAGGGCAAGGCCCAGGTCGAGATGGCGCAGCTGCAGTACCTGCTGCCGCGCCTGCGCGGTTGGGGCGAGTCGCTGTCCCGGCAGGCCGGTGGCCGCGCCGGCGGCGGCAACGGCGGCGTGGGTCTGCGCGGTCCCGGTGAGACGAAGCTGGAGACCGACCGCCGGCGCATCCGCGCGCGCATCTCGAAGCTGCGCCGCGAGATCGCCGCCATGGGCGTCATCCGGGAGACCAAGCGGCACCGCCGCGTGGCCAACTCGGTGCCGAACGTCGCCATCGCGGGTTACACGAACGCGGGCAAGTCCAGCCTGCTCAACGCGCTGACCGGCGCGGGGGTGCTGGTGCAGGACGCCCTGTTCGCGACCCTCGACCCGACGACGCGGCGCACCGAGACCCCCGAGGGCCTGCCCTACACGCTGACCGACACCGTCGGCTTCGTGCGGCACCTGCCGCACCAGCTGGTCGAGGCGTTCCGGTCGACGCTGGAGGAGGTCGCCGACGCGGACCTGCTGGTCCACGTGGTCGACGGGTCCGACGCGATGCCGGAGAAGCAGGTCACGGCGGTGCGCGAGGTGATCGGCGAGATCTCGTCGCGGCGCGACGACCCGATGCCGCACGAGCTGCTCGTGGTCAACAAGGTCGACGCGGTGGGCGAGCTGGGCATGGCCCGGCTGCGGCACCTGTTCCCGACCGCGGTGTTCGTCTCCGCGCACACCGGCGAGGGCATCGCCGAGCTGCGCGAGCGCATCGCGGTGGAGACGCCGCGGCCCGAGGTGGTCGTGGAGGCGCTCGTGCCGTACGCGCGGGGCGAGGTCGTCGCGCGCGTGCACCGCGAGGGCGAGGTGCTCAAGGAGCGGCACACCGAGGAGGGCACCGAGCTGTCCGCCCGGGTCCGGCCCGACCTGGCCGGCGTGCTGGAGCAGTTCGCCGTGGACGGAAGCCGCGCCTGA
- a CDS encoding LPXTG cell wall anchor domain-containing protein, translating to MTAGSAEADPAVVDLCEVTDERLAELSGLAARGGELFAVNDSDNGRLAIQVMDRECAITRTITTSINPFDVEDLALAADGTLWAADTGDNGKTRETVALHAVSPNGSARLYRLTYPDGKHDAEALLLDGSGIPHIVTKETIGSALVYRPASALTEDAPTPLEQVARVSIAGTDTPGGPLANRVVSRLVTGGAMSADGRVAALRTYTDAYLFPVPDGDLAKALEGDPVRVALPDEPQGEALAFDGDGGLLSASEFGDAGASSTVRVVAGATALAVPPTPTTTEAPAQVDTSAAPPPATGGDEPPWLVIGGGAVVLVLIGAVVRQSRRRA from the coding sequence ATGACGGCCGGGTCCGCCGAGGCGGACCCGGCCGTCGTCGACCTGTGCGAGGTGACCGACGAGCGGCTGGCGGAGCTGTCCGGACTGGCCGCGCGCGGTGGCGAGCTGTTCGCGGTGAACGACAGCGACAACGGCCGACTCGCGATCCAGGTGATGGACCGGGAATGCGCGATCACCCGGACGATCACCACTTCGATCAACCCGTTCGACGTCGAAGATCTCGCTTTGGCGGCTGACGGAACCCTGTGGGCGGCGGACACCGGCGACAACGGCAAGACGCGGGAGACCGTGGCATTGCACGCCGTTTCCCCGAACGGCTCGGCGCGTTTGTACCGCCTTACGTATCCTGACGGAAAGCACGACGCCGAGGCGTTGTTGCTCGACGGCTCGGGAATTCCGCACATCGTCACGAAGGAAACGATCGGCTCGGCGCTGGTGTACCGGCCCGCGTCCGCGTTGACCGAGGACGCGCCCACCCCGTTGGAGCAGGTGGCGCGGGTGTCGATCGCCGGCACGGACACACCGGGCGGCCCGCTGGCCAACCGGGTGGTGTCGCGCCTGGTCACGGGTGGTGCGATGAGCGCCGACGGCCGGGTGGCGGCGTTGCGCACCTACACCGACGCCTACCTGTTCCCGGTGCCCGACGGCGACCTGGCGAAGGCCCTGGAGGGCGATCCGGTGCGGGTGGCGCTGCCGGACGAGCCGCAGGGCGAGGCCCTCGCGTTCGACGGGGACGGGGGGTTGCTGTCGGCGTCGGAGTTCGGGGACGCGGGGGCGTCCTCCACCGTGCGCGTGGTGGCCGGCGCGACGGCCCTGGCCGTGCCGCCGACCCCGACCACCACGGAGGCCCCCGCACAGGTCGACACCTCGGCCGCTCCCCCGCCGGCGACGGGCGGCGACGAGCCCCCGTGGCTGGTCATCGGGGGTGGCGCGGTCGTGCTGGTGCTGATCGGCGCGGTCGTGCGGCAGTCGCGCAGGAGGGCCTGA
- a CDS encoding MFS transporter yields the protein MSLRSHRDFRLLWVGDTVSQFGATIGRTVLPLLAVGALAATPFEMGVLSAAGSAAFLLIGLPAGVWVDRMSRRPVMLVADLARALLLLSIPVAWWLGALTLAHLVVVALLVGAATVMFDVAYQSYLPALVGREQLVEGNSKLESSRAVAQVSGPALAGGLAQALGAAVGVLATGVGYLVSALFLLRIRTVEPVPERTGRTGLRHEVAEGLRFVFGHPSLRAIVACTGTSNFFGGIGAAVTVLFLVRELGLSEGAVGLLLSAAGAGAVLGAVTMGRWHARFGPITPIWLSALVTFPLGLLVPLGAPDWRLALVVLGEVGIGYGVIVYNVAQLSYRQSICPDHLLGRMNASIRFVVWGALPLGGLAGGALGEGIGITPTLWVAMAGQALSALWVVLSPLRRGPVHHEEDEEDVVTG from the coding sequence ATGTCCCTCCGGTCCCACCGCGACTTCCGCCTCCTGTGGGTGGGCGACACCGTCAGCCAGTTCGGCGCCACGATCGGTCGCACGGTCCTGCCGCTGCTCGCCGTCGGCGCACTGGCCGCCACGCCGTTCGAGATGGGCGTGCTCTCCGCCGCGGGCTCGGCCGCGTTCCTGCTGATCGGGCTGCCCGCCGGGGTGTGGGTGGACCGGATGAGCCGCCGTCCCGTCATGCTCGTCGCCGACCTCGCGCGGGCCCTGCTGCTGCTGTCCATCCCGGTCGCCTGGTGGCTCGGCGCGCTCACCCTCGCCCACCTCGTCGTGGTGGCGCTGCTGGTCGGCGCGGCCACGGTCATGTTCGACGTCGCCTATCAGTCGTACCTGCCCGCCCTGGTGGGCCGGGAGCAGCTCGTCGAGGGCAACTCGAAGCTGGAGTCCAGCCGGGCGGTGGCCCAGGTGTCCGGCCCGGCCCTGGCGGGTGGGCTGGCCCAGGCGCTCGGCGCGGCCGTCGGCGTGCTCGCCACCGGCGTCGGCTACCTCGTGTCGGCGCTGTTCCTGCTGCGCATCCGCACCGTCGAACCGGTGCCGGAGCGCACCGGCCGCACCGGGCTGCGGCACGAGGTCGCCGAGGGCCTGCGGTTCGTGTTCGGGCACCCGTCGCTGCGCGCGATCGTCGCCTGCACGGGCACGTCGAACTTCTTCGGTGGCATCGGCGCGGCGGTCACCGTGCTGTTCCTGGTCCGCGAGCTGGGCCTGTCCGAGGGCGCGGTGGGCCTGCTGCTCAGCGCCGCTGGCGCGGGCGCCGTGCTCGGCGCGGTGACGATGGGCCGGTGGCACGCCCGGTTCGGCCCGATCACGCCGATCTGGCTGTCCGCCCTGGTCACGTTCCCGCTGGGGCTGCTCGTGCCGCTCGGCGCGCCGGACTGGCGGCTCGCGCTCGTCGTCCTCGGCGAGGTCGGCATCGGCTACGGCGTGATCGTCTACAACGTCGCCCAGCTCAGCTACCGGCAGTCGATCTGCCCCGACCACCTGCTCGGCCGGATGAACGCGAGCATCCGGTTCGTGGTGTGGGGCGCGCTGCCGCTGGGCGGGCTGGCCGGCGGCGCCCTGGGAGAGGGCATCGGGATCACGCCGACGCTGTGGGTGGCCATGGCGGGGCAGGCGCTCTCGGCGCTGTGGGTGGTGCTGTCACCGCTGCGCCGCGGTCCGGTCCACCACGAGGAGGACGAGGAGGATGTCGTCACGGGGTGA
- a CDS encoding MFS transporter gives MSSRGDFRRFWGSDAANQFGTAVSSFVLPAVAIEALDASEFQVGLLTAAGMAAFLVVGLPVGVLVDRVRKRPLLVWGTTGRALLLATVPLARWFGGLTFAHLVLAALLAGVLTVLVDVAGQAYLPVLVDRDGLTAGNARLVSSQQVARLTGRPLGGPLVQLLGGANAVSAISASYLAAALLLRGVRAVEEPVPRRDRALWAEMGEGLRFVLGHPLLRSIALCTTSYNLTNSVWGAVNVLFLLRDLDLSPTAASALLGAGSAGGALVGLAASRLRRLGTARLVWLSLLVTQPFWLLVPLTAPDWRITLFVVGTAVTSVGVVVYNVAQVSLRQSLCPPGLQGRMNATVRFLAWGASPLGALAGGALAGWIGVRDTLWVASAGMALSVLWVLLSPLRAMRDAPVITTVERHG, from the coding sequence ATGTCGTCACGGGGTGACTTCCGGCGGTTCTGGGGCAGCGACGCGGCCAACCAGTTCGGCACGGCGGTCTCGTCGTTCGTGCTGCCGGCGGTGGCGATCGAGGCGCTGGACGCCTCGGAGTTCCAGGTGGGGCTGCTGACCGCGGCCGGGATGGCGGCGTTCCTGGTCGTCGGCCTGCCGGTGGGGGTGCTGGTCGACCGGGTCCGCAAGCGCCCGCTGCTGGTCTGGGGCACCACCGGCCGGGCGCTGCTGCTGGCTACGGTGCCGCTCGCCAGGTGGTTCGGCGGGCTGACGTTCGCCCACCTGGTGCTGGCGGCGCTGCTGGCGGGCGTGCTGACGGTGCTCGTGGACGTCGCCGGCCAGGCGTACCTGCCGGTGCTGGTCGACCGCGACGGGCTGACGGCGGGCAACGCCCGGCTGGTGTCGTCGCAGCAGGTGGCCCGGCTGACCGGGCGACCGCTCGGCGGACCGCTGGTACAGCTCCTGGGCGGTGCGAACGCCGTGTCGGCGATCAGCGCGTCCTACCTGGCCGCCGCCCTGCTGCTGCGCGGCGTGCGGGCGGTCGAGGAGCCCGTCCCCCGACGCGACCGGGCCCTGTGGGCCGAGATGGGGGAGGGGCTGCGGTTCGTGCTCGGGCACCCGCTCCTGCGATCCATCGCGCTGTGCACGACGTCGTACAACCTGACCAACTCCGTGTGGGGCGCGGTGAACGTGCTGTTCCTGCTGCGCGACCTGGACCTGTCGCCTACGGCCGCCTCCGCGCTGCTGGGCGCCGGCAGCGCGGGCGGCGCGCTGGTCGGCCTGGCCGCGAGCCGGTTGAGGCGGCTCGGCACGGCCCGGCTGGTGTGGCTGTCGCTGCTGGTCACCCAGCCGTTCTGGCTGCTCGTGCCGCTGACCGCGCCGGACTGGCGGATCACGTTGTTCGTCGTCGGCACCGCGGTCACCTCGGTGGGCGTCGTCGTCTACAACGTGGCCCAGGTCAGCCTGCGCCAGTCGCTGTGCCCGCCCGGCCTCCAGGGCCGGATGAACGCGACCGTCCGCTTCCTGGCCTGGGGCGCGTCGCCGCTGGGCGCGCTGGCCGGCGGCGCGCTCGCCGGGTGGATCGGGGTGCGCGACACGCTGTGGGTCGCCTCGGCGGGCATGGCCCTGTCCGTCCTGTGGGTCCTGCTGTCACCGCTGCGGGCGATGCGGGACGCCCCGGTGATCACTACCGTCGAGCGCCATGGCTGA
- a CDS encoding SMP-30/gluconolactonase/LRE family protein, which produces MADTTVLREGLRFGEGPRRGPDGRLFYSDFYEREVRALDLDTGAEEVVCAVPGQPSGLGWLPDGRLLVVSMRDRRVLRLEDGDLVEHADLGDIATFHANDMLVDARGRAYVGNFGFDLHGLIAEAGGEAPLLEPGWEPPGAALALVRPDGTVSRAAEDLKFPNGMGLLPDGRLLVAETLAFGLTAFDVADDGTLSGRTPWAALREHGIAPDGIAVDADGGAWVAPALQACAFRVEEGGAVTHRVATSQPCFAVAVVGHRLVCCTAPTSQPEVVAGAHLGKLEVFGLQGTPGNA; this is translated from the coding sequence ATGGCTGACACCACCGTGCTGCGCGAGGGTCTCCGGTTCGGCGAGGGTCCGCGGCGCGGGCCCGACGGCAGGCTGTTCTACTCGGACTTCTACGAGCGCGAGGTGCGTGCCCTCGACCTGGACACCGGGGCCGAGGAGGTCGTCTGCGCGGTGCCTGGACAGCCCTCCGGTCTGGGCTGGCTGCCCGACGGGCGGCTGCTCGTGGTGTCGATGCGCGACCGCCGCGTGCTGCGCCTGGAGGACGGCGACCTGGTCGAGCACGCCGACCTGGGCGACATCGCCACCTTCCACGCCAACGACATGCTGGTCGACGCGCGCGGCCGCGCGTACGTGGGCAACTTCGGCTTCGACCTGCACGGCCTCATCGCCGAGGCGGGCGGCGAGGCGCCCCTGCTCGAACCCGGCTGGGAGCCGCCCGGCGCGGCCCTGGCGCTGGTCCGGCCGGACGGGACGGTGTCGCGGGCCGCCGAGGACCTCAAGTTCCCCAACGGCATGGGCCTGCTGCCGGACGGCAGGCTCCTCGTCGCCGAGACCCTGGCGTTCGGCCTGACCGCGTTCGACGTGGCCGACGACGGCACCCTGTCCGGCCGCACCCCGTGGGCGGCGCTGCGCGAGCACGGCATCGCGCCCGACGGCATCGCGGTGGACGCAGACGGCGGCGCGTGGGTCGCGCCCGCGCTCCAGGCGTGCGCGTTCCGGGTCGAGGAGGGCGGCGCCGTCACCCACCGGGTCGCGACGTCGCAGCCGTGCTTCGCGGTGGCGGTCGTCGGCCACCGGCTCGTCTGCTGCACCGCGCCCACGTCGCAGCCGGAGGTGGTGGCCGGGGCGCACCTGGGCAAGCTGGAGGTGTTCGGCCTCCAGGGGACGCCCGGGAACGCCTAG
- the lexA gene encoding transcriptional repressor LexA, which yields MARKTNDEPSTAADVPSVPQPADIAGNAGLTLRQRKVLDVIRDWLDRFGYPPSVREIGEAVGLTSTSSVAHQLRALEKKGFLRRDPNRPRAVGVLPPEIVTGLDPSSKPTPAYVPMLGRIAAGGPILAEEAIEDVFPLPREIVGEGEVFLLKVVGDSMVDAAITDGDWVVVRQQPTADNGDVVAAMIDGEATVKTFKRKDDHVWLMPHNQAYQPILGDEASILGKVVAVLRRL from the coding sequence GTGGCACGCAAGACCAACGACGAACCGAGCACCGCCGCCGATGTGCCCTCCGTCCCGCAACCGGCGGACATCGCGGGCAACGCGGGGCTCACCCTGCGTCAGCGCAAGGTGCTCGACGTGATCCGCGACTGGCTGGACCGGTTCGGCTACCCGCCCAGCGTGCGCGAGATCGGCGAGGCGGTGGGGCTGACCAGCACGTCCTCGGTCGCCCACCAGTTGCGGGCGCTGGAGAAGAAGGGGTTCCTGAGGCGCGACCCGAACCGGCCGCGCGCGGTGGGCGTGCTGCCGCCGGAGATCGTGACCGGGCTCGACCCGTCGTCCAAGCCGACGCCCGCGTACGTGCCCATGCTGGGCCGCATCGCCGCAGGTGGGCCGATCCTGGCCGAAGAGGCCATCGAGGACGTGTTCCCCCTGCCGCGCGAGATCGTCGGCGAGGGCGAGGTGTTCCTGCTCAAGGTCGTGGGTGACTCCATGGTGGACGCCGCCATCACCGACGGTGACTGGGTCGTCGTGCGCCAGCAGCCGACCGCCGACAACGGCGACGTGGTGGCCGCCATGATCGACGGCGAGGCCACGGTCAAGACGTTCAAGCGCAAGGACGACCACGTGTGGCTGATGCCGCACAACCAGGCCTACCAGCCGATCCTGGGCGACGAGGCGTCGATCCTGGGCAAGGTCGTCGCGGTGCTGCGCCGCCTCTGA
- the nrdR gene encoding transcriptional regulator NrdR, which yields MRCPFCRNSDSRVVDSREVDEGQVIRRRRSCTACGRRFTTVEEAVLAVVKRSGVTEPFSRDKVVVGVRRACQGRPVDEDALQQLAQRVEESIRSGGVAEIPSHEVGLAILGPLRELDEVAYLRFASVYRSFSSVEDFEKEIADLRDAQRD from the coding sequence GTGCGATGCCCGTTCTGCCGGAACTCGGACTCGCGTGTCGTCGATTCCCGCGAGGTCGACGAAGGTCAGGTCATCCGCCGCCGCCGGTCGTGCACCGCCTGCGGGCGCCGCTTCACCACGGTCGAGGAGGCCGTGCTGGCGGTGGTCAAGCGCTCCGGCGTGACCGAGCCGTTCAGCCGCGACAAGGTCGTCGTCGGCGTGCGGCGCGCGTGCCAGGGCCGCCCCGTCGATGAGGACGCCCTCCAGCAGCTGGCCCAGCGGGTGGAGGAGTCGATCCGCTCCGGCGGCGTCGCCGAGATCCCGAGCCACGAGGTGGGCCTGGCCATCCTCGGCCCCCTCCGCGAGCTGGACGAGGTCGCCTACCTCCGCTTCGCCAGCGTCTACCGCTCCTTCTCGTCCGTCGAGGACTTCGAGAAGGAGATCGCCGATCTTCGCGACGCCCAGCGCGACTAG
- a CDS encoding vitamin B12-dependent ribonucleotide reductase, giving the protein MTETVGGSSKKTATRNGAGSKNAKLKVERVYTTEGTHPYDEVTWEHRDVVMTNWRDGSVNFEQRGVEFPDFWSVNATNIVTSKYFRGAVGTSQREHSLRQLIDRVVKTYVEAGVKHGYFGSEQDAEIYEHELTWMLLHQVFSFNSPVWFNVGTTSPQQVSACFILSVDDTMESILNWYREEGLIFKGGSGAGLNLSRIRSSRELLSSGGTASGPVSFMRGADASAGTIKSGGATRRAAKMVVLDVDHPDVEEFIETKAREEDKVRALRDAGFDMDLGGKDIVSVQYQNANNSIRVSDEFMHAYETGGQFGLRARMTGEVIDHVDAKGLFRKLAQAAWECADPGIQYDGTINDWHTTPESGRITASNPCSEYMHLDNSSCNLASLNLMKFLKDDGSFNAELFAKSVELIITAMDISICFADFPTPAIGETTRAFRQLGIGYANLGALLMATGHAYDSEGGRALAAAITSLMQAVAYRRSAELAGIVGPYDGYARNAEAHQRIIRKHAAANDEIRTLHANDAAVRSVATKAWQECQAVGARNGWRNAQASVLAPTGTIGLMMDCDTTGIEPDLALVKFKKLVGGGSMQIVNQTVPRALRVLGYQEEQVEAIVEFIGEHGHVVDAPGLKPEHYEVFDCAMGDRSIAPMGHVRMMAAVQPFISGAISKTVNMPETATVEEVEGIYYQGWKLGLKALAIYRDNCKVGQPLSAGKSAKASSPTAIPATPEVKTETVVEYRPVRKRLPKKRPSQTVSFTVGGAEGYLHAGSYPDDGLGEIFVKLGKQGSTLAGVMDAFSMSISVGLQYGIPLEFYVSKFQNLRFEPAGMTDDPDVRIATSVLDYLFRRLALDYLPFEKRSQLGIFTADERTAQVAADYSGGDVDLEGLRTSVDSDTQAAPASAPTPAPEKKAAPQDVRVGSSTELLELHLGKAADAPLCMTCGTKMRPAGSCYLCEGCGSTSGCS; this is encoded by the coding sequence ATGACCGAGACCGTCGGTGGCTCGAGCAAGAAGACGGCCACCCGCAACGGCGCGGGAAGCAAGAACGCCAAGCTGAAGGTGGAGCGCGTCTACACCACCGAGGGCACGCACCCCTACGACGAGGTCACCTGGGAGCACCGCGACGTCGTGATGACGAACTGGCGCGACGGCTCGGTGAACTTCGAGCAGCGCGGCGTCGAGTTCCCGGACTTCTGGTCGGTCAACGCGACGAACATCGTCACCAGCAAGTACTTCCGCGGCGCGGTCGGCACGTCGCAGCGCGAGCACAGCCTGCGGCAGCTCATCGACCGCGTGGTGAAGACCTACGTCGAGGCGGGCGTCAAGCACGGCTACTTCGGCTCCGAGCAGGACGCCGAGATCTACGAGCACGAGCTGACCTGGATGCTGCTGCACCAGGTGTTCAGCTTCAACTCGCCGGTGTGGTTCAACGTGGGCACCACCTCCCCGCAGCAGGTCAGCGCCTGCTTCATCCTGTCGGTCGACGACACGATGGAGTCGATCCTGAACTGGTACCGCGAGGAGGGCCTGATCTTCAAGGGCGGCTCCGGCGCGGGCCTGAACCTCTCGCGCATCCGCTCCTCGCGGGAGCTGCTGTCCTCCGGCGGCACGGCGTCCGGCCCGGTGTCGTTCATGCGCGGCGCGGACGCCTCGGCGGGCACCATCAAGTCCGGTGGCGCGACCCGCCGCGCGGCGAAGATGGTCGTGCTCGACGTGGACCACCCCGACGTCGAGGAGTTCATCGAGACCAAGGCGCGCGAGGAGGACAAGGTCCGCGCGCTGCGCGACGCCGGGTTCGACATGGACCTGGGCGGCAAGGACATCGTGTCCGTGCAGTACCAGAACGCGAACAACTCGATCCGCGTGTCGGACGAGTTCATGCACGCCTACGAGACCGGCGGCCAGTTCGGCCTGCGCGCCCGGATGACCGGCGAGGTCATCGACCACGTCGACGCGAAGGGCCTGTTCCGCAAGCTCGCGCAGGCCGCGTGGGAGTGCGCCGACCCGGGCATCCAGTACGACGGCACCATCAACGACTGGCACACCACGCCGGAGTCGGGCCGCATCACCGCGTCCAACCCGTGCTCGGAGTACATGCACCTGGACAACTCCAGCTGCAACCTCGCGTCGTTGAACCTGATGAAGTTCCTCAAGGACGACGGCTCGTTCAACGCGGAGCTGTTCGCCAAGTCGGTCGAGCTGATCATCACCGCGATGGACATCTCGATCTGCTTCGCGGACTTCCCGACCCCCGCGATCGGCGAGACGACCCGCGCGTTCCGCCAGCTCGGCATCGGCTACGCGAACCTGGGCGCGCTGCTCATGGCGACCGGCCACGCGTACGACTCCGAGGGCGGCCGGGCGCTGGCGGCGGCCATCACGTCGCTGATGCAGGCCGTGGCGTACCGGCGGTCCGCCGAGCTGGCCGGCATCGTCGGCCCGTACGACGGCTACGCCCGCAACGCCGAGGCGCACCAGCGGATCATCCGCAAGCACGCGGCGGCCAACGACGAGATCCGCACGCTGCACGCCAACGACGCGGCCGTGCGCTCGGTGGCCACCAAGGCGTGGCAGGAGTGCCAGGCGGTCGGCGCCCGCAACGGCTGGCGCAACGCGCAGGCGTCCGTGCTCGCGCCCACCGGCACCATCGGCCTGATGATGGACTGCGACACCACCGGCATCGAGCCGGACCTGGCGCTGGTGAAGTTCAAGAAGCTGGTCGGCGGCGGCTCCATGCAGATCGTCAACCAGACCGTGCCGCGCGCGCTGCGCGTCCTGGGCTACCAGGAGGAGCAGGTCGAGGCGATCGTCGAGTTCATCGGCGAGCACGGCCACGTGGTGGACGCCCCCGGCCTCAAGCCGGAGCACTACGAGGTGTTCGACTGCGCCATGGGCGACCGCTCGATCGCCCCGATGGGCCACGTCCGGATGATGGCCGCGGTGCAGCCGTTCATCTCGGGCGCGATCTCCAAGACGGTCAACATGCCGGAGACGGCGACCGTCGAGGAGGTCGAGGGGATCTACTACCAGGGTTGGAAGCTGGGCCTGAAGGCGCTCGCGATCTACCGCGACAACTGCAAGGTCGGCCAGCCGCTGTCGGCGGGCAAGTCGGCCAAGGCGTCCTCCCCCACGGCCATCCCGGCGACGCCGGAGGTCAAGACCGAGACGGTCGTCGAGTACCGCCCGGTGCGCAAGCGCCTGCCGAAGAAGCGCCCGTCGCAGACGGTGTCGTTCACGGTCGGCGGCGCCGAGGGCTACCTGCACGCCGGTTCGTACCCGGACGACGGCCTGGGCGAGATCTTCGTCAAGCTCGGCAAGCAGGGCTCCACCCTGGCGGGCGTGATGGACGCGTTCTCCATGTCCATCTCGGTCGGCCTCCAGTACGGCATCCCGCTGGAGTTCTACGTCTCGAAGTTCCAGAACCTGCGCTTCGAGCCGGCGGGCATGACGGACGACCCGGACGTGCGCATCGCGACCAGCGTCCTGGACTACCTGTTCCGCCGGCTGGCGCTCGACTACCTGCCGTTCGAGAAGCGCTCGCAGCTCGGGATCTTCACCGCCGACGAGCGCACCGCGCAGGTGGCGGCGGACTACAGCGGCGGCGACGTCGACCTGGAGGGCCTGCGCACGTCGGTCGACTCCGACACCCAGGCCGCCCCGGCCAGCGCCCCGACCCCCGCGCCGGAGAAGAAGGCCGCGCCGCAGGACGTCCGGGTGGGCAGCTCCACGGAACTGCTGGAACTGCACCTCGGCAAGGCCGCCGACGCGCCGCTGTGCATGACGTGCGGCACGAAGATGCGGCCGGCCGGCTCGTGCTACCTGTGCGAGGGATGCGGCTCCACGTCGGGTTGCAGCTGA
- a CDS encoding ArsR/SmtB family transcription factor has product MERPIATAEQAAALASDVRLRIIRLTHETPMTNKELAERLGKDPATTLHHVRKLVATGFLEAQPQRAGNRGAREVPYLSTGLSWRLRWDPEPLATKEAVLQAFLGEVSEVGVDAVKQIRLVLRTDPEELKRRIAALFLELAEEPAHPDGERVAVYLAVYPGG; this is encoded by the coding sequence GTGGAGCGACCGATCGCCACGGCCGAGCAGGCCGCCGCCCTCGCCTCGGACGTGCGGCTGCGCATCATCCGGCTCACGCACGAGACGCCGATGACCAACAAGGAGCTGGCGGAGCGACTGGGCAAGGACCCCGCCACGACCCTGCACCACGTGCGGAAGCTCGTCGCCACCGGCTTCCTGGAGGCCCAGCCCCAGCGCGCCGGCAACCGGGGCGCCCGGGAGGTCCCGTACCTGTCCACCGGCCTGTCCTGGCGACTGCGGTGGGACCCCGAGCCGCTGGCCACCAAGGAGGCCGTGCTCCAGGCGTTCCTCGGTGAGGTCTCGGAGGTCGGGGTGGACGCGGTCAAGCAGATCCGACTGGTCCTCAGGACCGACCCCGAGGAACTAAAACGGCGCATCGCGGCGTTGTTCCTGGAGCTGGCAGAGGAGCCGGCGCACCCGGACGGCGAGCGCGTGGCCGTCTACCTGGCCGTGTACCCGGGCGGTTAA